The following proteins come from a genomic window of Gemmatimonadota bacterium:
- a CDS encoding calcium-translocating P-type ATPase, PMCA-type codes for MASAPSASRVTGLSSEQVSESRARHGKNVLTPPPREAWWKLYLGNFEDPVIRILLLAVAISFSIAIIRGSGYGEGVGVMCAVLLATGLAFFSEHRARREFDVLNRSSDDVLIPVMRDGHVTEVTRQEIVVGDVVLLNQGAEVPADGDVLESISMLVNESSLTGEPLPVPKFSTTEGSEPGTYSPSRLYRGTMLVVGSGRMVISEVGDQTEVGRTARAAAEETGEQSPLDQQLERLSKWIGVIGFGIASLTFLALIGRGFLLGGLPMTPLQWTAIPFLLIGLATMLAPIWIPIVFDFFELTGRQRELPPWLEAGWGTWLGLLIGGAIVASVGALIVAMASNTPVTAVWIPIDAAKVVLDYFMIAVTIVVVAVPEGLALATTLSLAFNMRRMTAQNCLVKRLDATETIGAATHICSDKTGTLTRNEMRVHAAIFPFVDEVSQDRSLLHNALAVNATAHLGEDADGRAKVVGNPTEGALLFWLREQIGIDYGTVRTSFDLIAQQPFSTEYKYMATLGRPAAEEVDLVLHVKGAPDIVLARCVDHVTAGGRVPMTDQARSSLRSEIASYEVRAMRTLGFAYCVVPGANATDFPEQHASSALTWLGFVAITDPVRADVPGAVAQVQAAGIHVKIVTGDNIETAKEVGRQIGLWGPADEQVPGRAMLGLDFAALSEDEAIGVASDLRILARARPDDKLKLVRALEAGGGVVAVTGDGTNDAPALNYARVGIAMGRAGTAYAKEASDIIILDDSFASIATAVKWGRSLYINIQRFILFQLTINVAACGIAFLGPFIGVELPLTVPQMLWVNLIMDSFAALALATAPPDDRVMLNMPRNPDDFIVSGAMARRIFGTGLTFLVVLVVLLKSPFLGGSTELERLTIFFTTFVMLQAWNIFNAKAFGTDRSGLSGLGANGFFLGIVAVIVIGQVAIVNFGGSLFRTTPLDLGTWLRIVLFTMPVLVVGELSRLRSTKRGAHLAASTS; via the coding sequence ATGGCCTCAGCGCCATCAGCATCTCGTGTCACCGGGTTGTCCTCCGAACAAGTTTCCGAAAGTCGGGCGAGGCATGGCAAGAACGTCCTCACACCGCCGCCGCGTGAGGCCTGGTGGAAGCTCTATCTCGGAAATTTTGAAGACCCGGTCATTCGGATCCTCCTCCTTGCCGTTGCAATCAGTTTCTCGATTGCAATCATACGCGGGAGCGGATACGGCGAAGGGGTTGGAGTTATGTGTGCGGTGCTTCTCGCGACTGGCCTGGCCTTCTTCAGCGAACACCGCGCACGCCGTGAATTTGACGTCCTGAATCGCAGCAGTGACGACGTCCTCATTCCCGTCATGCGGGACGGGCACGTCACCGAAGTAACGCGACAGGAGATCGTGGTTGGCGATGTCGTCCTTTTGAATCAAGGGGCTGAAGTTCCCGCTGACGGAGACGTCCTCGAGTCCATCTCGATGCTGGTGAACGAGAGCTCCCTCACCGGGGAACCACTGCCGGTTCCGAAATTCTCGACTACCGAAGGGTCTGAGCCCGGAACCTACTCGCCAAGCCGGCTTTACCGCGGCACCATGCTCGTGGTTGGGTCGGGGCGGATGGTAATCTCCGAAGTTGGTGACCAGACCGAGGTCGGTCGCACGGCACGCGCGGCAGCCGAAGAGACGGGAGAGCAGAGTCCTCTAGATCAGCAGTTAGAACGCCTCTCGAAATGGATCGGGGTGATCGGATTCGGAATCGCCAGCCTCACCTTCCTGGCACTCATCGGGCGCGGCTTCCTGCTGGGGGGGCTCCCAATGACTCCGCTACAGTGGACCGCCATCCCCTTCCTGCTCATCGGTCTCGCGACGATGCTCGCACCAATATGGATTCCGATCGTATTCGATTTCTTTGAATTGACTGGCCGGCAACGGGAACTACCTCCATGGCTTGAGGCCGGCTGGGGCACGTGGTTGGGCCTGCTGATCGGTGGCGCCATTGTCGCCAGTGTCGGTGCCCTGATTGTTGCGATGGCAAGCAACACTCCAGTTACTGCCGTGTGGATCCCTATTGACGCCGCCAAGGTAGTGCTTGACTACTTCATGATTGCCGTGACCATCGTCGTCGTCGCGGTGCCCGAGGGACTCGCCCTCGCCACCACGCTTTCCCTGGCGTTCAATATGCGCCGTATGACTGCGCAAAATTGTCTTGTGAAGCGCCTCGATGCGACCGAGACGATTGGAGCCGCAACGCACATTTGCTCGGACAAGACCGGAACGCTCACTCGCAACGAGATGCGAGTCCACGCAGCAATATTCCCCTTTGTCGACGAGGTGAGCCAGGATCGGAGCCTGCTCCATAACGCATTGGCTGTGAACGCTACAGCGCACCTTGGAGAGGATGCTGACGGTCGGGCCAAGGTCGTAGGAAATCCGACGGAAGGAGCGCTGCTTTTTTGGCTGCGCGAGCAGATAGGAATCGATTATGGCACCGTTCGTACATCATTTGACCTGATCGCCCAGCAGCCCTTCTCCACTGAGTACAAATACATGGCCACGCTCGGCCGCCCGGCCGCCGAGGAGGTGGACCTGGTACTACACGTGAAGGGCGCCCCCGACATCGTGCTTGCCCGCTGCGTGGATCATGTCACCGCTGGAGGGCGAGTGCCCATGACAGATCAGGCGCGATCATCTCTCCGTAGCGAAATTGCGTCCTATGAAGTGCGAGCTATGCGCACGCTTGGGTTCGCGTACTGCGTTGTTCCAGGGGCCAATGCTACCGACTTTCCAGAGCAGCACGCCTCATCCGCCCTCACGTGGCTCGGCTTTGTTGCAATCACGGACCCGGTCCGCGCCGACGTCCCGGGCGCCGTCGCACAAGTGCAGGCTGCAGGGATTCACGTCAAGATAGTCACAGGCGACAACATAGAGACTGCCAAGGAAGTCGGTCGCCAGATCGGACTGTGGGGCCCAGCGGATGAACAAGTTCCTGGTCGCGCGATGCTGGGGCTGGACTTCGCGGCGCTCAGCGAGGACGAAGCAATAGGGGTCGCGTCCGACCTTCGCATCCTCGCCCGCGCCCGCCCGGATGATAAGCTGAAGCTTGTCCGGGCGTTGGAGGCAGGGGGCGGAGTTGTGGCTGTGACGGGCGACGGGACAAATGACGCGCCGGCGTTAAACTACGCGCGCGTGGGCATCGCCATGGGCCGTGCAGGCACTGCGTACGCAAAGGAGGCGAGTGACATCATCATCCTTGACGATTCCTTCGCGTCGATTGCGACGGCTGTAAAGTGGGGCCGATCGCTGTATATCAATATCCAGCGCTTTATCCTGTTCCAGTTGACTATCAACGTGGCTGCATGCGGCATCGCCTTTCTGGGCCCTTTCATTGGCGTCGAACTACCGCTGACGGTCCCGCAAATGCTTTGGGTAAACCTGATCATGGATAGTTTTGCCGCGCTTGCACTTGCCACGGCACCTCCGGATGACCGTGTCATGCTTAACATGCCGCGGAACCCAGATGATTTCATTGTTAGCGGTGCAATGGCGCGCAGGATCTTCGGAACCGGCCTTACTTTCCTTGTTGTGTTGGTGGTTCTCTTGAAATCGCCATTTCTCGGCGGGAGCACGGAACTTGAGCGCTTGACGATCTTCTTTACCACGTTCGTCATGCTGCAGGCCTGGAATATCTTTAACGCTAAGGCGTTTGGAACTGATCGAAGCGGGCTCAGTGGGTTGGGTGCCAACGGATTCTTTTTAGGAATTGTGGCAGTCATCGTCATCGGTCAGGTCGCCATCGTCAACTTCGGAGGCAGCCTGTTCCGTACAACCCCCCTCGATCTCGGAACTTGGCTCCGCATTGTACTTTTCACTATGCCTGTCTTGGTAGTTGGAGAGCTCAGCCGCCTGAGAAGTACGAAAAGGGGAGCGCATCTAGCCGCGTCGACTTCCTAG
- a CDS encoding OmpA family protein yields the protein MDRGALRMAYSSRHTLGRIRRWLSFVPANVVAEIKTYLAANANARVSITGHASSDGDPQANLALSVRRAEAFKVYLATEGVDVARVDASGKGAESPIASNDTASGRARNRRIEVRF from the coding sequence ATGGACCGAGGCGCACTGCGGATGGCGTACTCATCCCGGCATACTTTGGGCCGAATTCGTCGTTGGTTGAGCTTCGTCCCGGCGAACGTGGTTGCCGAAATCAAGACCTACCTTGCGGCGAATGCGAACGCTCGTGTCTCAATAACCGGTCACGCGAGCAGTGACGGCGATCCGCAGGCAAACTTGGCCCTCTCGGTGCGACGGGCCGAAGCGTTCAAGGTGTACTTGGCAACTGAAGGCGTGGATGTGGCCCGAGTCGATGCTTCCGGAAAGGGTGCCGAGTCCCCGATAGCGAGCAACGACACAGCCAGTGGACGCGCGAGGAACCGGAGAATCGAAGTCCGATTCTAG
- a CDS encoding TerD family protein, whose product MGSFNLKKGDRFDLSKAAPGLQTVRIGMGWSPNEEPGGPDFDLDVSAFAIGKTFKIASDSHFVFYGQVNMGNGIEDTKEKGLFRPVSDDRAILGAIDDPDGRRSGEGDDKEDMLINLPRVSAAVEQIIICVTICKYPNDTNKDRRTLAQNFGMVDDCYIRILNESNDMELARYDLKESFGDEDAVEFGRLYRDGISWQFEAMGRGHSGSLGELMSIYT is encoded by the coding sequence ATGGGAAGCTTCAACTTGAAGAAGGGGGATCGATTTGATCTCTCAAAGGCGGCACCTGGGTTACAGACCGTTCGAATTGGGATGGGCTGGTCTCCGAATGAAGAACCAGGCGGCCCGGACTTTGACCTTGACGTCTCAGCGTTCGCGATTGGAAAGACGTTCAAAATCGCCTCTGACAGCCATTTTGTCTTTTATGGCCAAGTTAACATGGGGAACGGGATCGAAGACACCAAGGAGAAAGGCCTGTTCAGGCCTGTCTCGGATGACCGCGCGATTCTTGGCGCAATCGATGACCCGGACGGGCGCAGGAGCGGTGAAGGGGACGACAAAGAGGATATGCTCATCAACCTTCCACGGGTCAGTGCAGCCGTTGAACAGATCATTATCTGCGTCACCATCTGCAAATACCCCAACGATACAAACAAGGACCGGCGTACCCTCGCGCAAAATTTCGGTATGGTGGATGATTGCTACATTCGCATTCTCAATGAGTCGAACGACATGGAGTTGGCACGCTACGACCTGAAGGAGAGCTTCGGAGATGAGGATGCTGTCGAATTTGGCCGCCTCTACCGAGATGGAATATCATGGCAATTCGAGGCGATGGGACGAGGTCACAGCGGAAGCCTGGGCGAACTGATGAGCATCTACACATAA
- a CDS encoding TerD family protein gives MSIELRKKQPIDLTKRGLQKIHIGLSWDKTIVNGKPADCDASVFMLGTTNKVPSEQFFVFYNNLVSEDGAVEHMGDNRDGAGEGDDEVIQVDLAKVASQVEQILFTVTIHEAEERGHNFGNVRNAAIRVVNMSNDEEICSFTLTEQFGDADSMMIGRLYRSEREWKFEAMGDAFGGGLEALVGLYT, from the coding sequence ATGTCCATTGAACTACGGAAGAAGCAACCGATCGACTTAACCAAACGAGGCCTCCAGAAGATACACATTGGCCTCAGCTGGGATAAGACGATCGTCAACGGCAAACCAGCGGATTGTGATGCATCAGTGTTCATGCTCGGCACTACGAACAAAGTACCGAGTGAACAGTTCTTCGTCTTCTACAACAACCTCGTTAGCGAAGACGGCGCCGTGGAGCATATGGGTGACAATCGTGACGGGGCGGGCGAAGGTGACGATGAGGTCATCCAAGTTGATCTAGCCAAAGTCGCGAGCCAGGTGGAACAGATTCTCTTTACGGTGACGATTCACGAGGCGGAAGAACGGGGCCACAATTTCGGGAATGTGCGCAACGCGGCCATTCGAGTCGTGAACATGTCGAATGACGAGGAGATCTGCAGTTTCACACTTACAGAACAGTTTGGGGATGCCGACTCGATGATGATTGGGCGCCTCTATCGCTCGGAACGCGAGTGGAAGTTTGAAGCGATGGGTGATGCATTCGGTGGCGGGTTGGAAGCGTTAGTGGGACTCTACACTTAG
- a CDS encoding TerB family tellurite resistance protein, producing the protein MTDLNALSKAILLDGKIDAGEVAVLRGALYADGRIDAAEADLLFELNNKCSGADNDPSWGVLFSEAICSFLLDDDRTPGVVDEGEADWLILRLEGDGKVDAVEKQLLEMLAKRATGMPPRLTAFIAAQN; encoded by the coding sequence ATGACTGATCTAAATGCACTCTCCAAGGCCATCTTGCTGGACGGGAAGATCGATGCAGGTGAAGTCGCGGTCCTTCGCGGCGCCTTGTATGCAGACGGGCGTATCGATGCAGCAGAAGCGGACCTCCTCTTCGAATTGAACAACAAGTGCTCGGGCGCGGACAATGACCCAAGTTGGGGTGTGCTCTTTTCTGAGGCGATCTGCTCCTTCCTCCTGGACGACGATCGCACTCCTGGCGTAGTTGATGAGGGTGAAGCGGACTGGCTAATTCTCCGCCTTGAAGGGGATGGCAAGGTCGACGCGGTAGAGAAGCAACTCTTGGAGATGCTCGCCAAGAGGGCCACGGGTATGCCACCCCGCTTGACAGCCTTCATCGCCGCCCAGAACTAG
- a CDS encoding YbjN domain-containing protein, translating to MEFRSEGQRVTYEQVRGLMEELFGDFTLRFDDSPVIRLVMGSAVVDVRVLPLDGVGAVVQVRAVVVTGAKIRGDLLEYLLRENGRMPFGAFSLSAADEIVFEHGIVGPGCDSTQLYEAVMAVSTTADAQDNAIVARWGGQRAVDRMGG from the coding sequence ATGGAGTTCAGATCTGAGGGGCAGCGAGTCACCTACGAGCAGGTTCGGGGCCTCATGGAGGAGCTGTTCGGCGACTTCACGCTGCGGTTCGACGATTCCCCGGTGATTCGGCTCGTCATGGGGTCGGCGGTGGTCGACGTCCGGGTGTTGCCGCTCGATGGCGTGGGAGCCGTCGTGCAGGTCCGCGCGGTGGTGGTGACGGGCGCCAAGATCCGAGGCGACTTGCTCGAGTACCTGCTGCGCGAGAATGGTCGGATGCCGTTCGGGGCGTTCTCGCTCTCCGCAGCGGATGAGATCGTCTTTGAGCATGGCATAGTGGGCCCGGGGTGTGACAGCACCCAGTTGTATGAGGCGGTCATGGCCGTCAGCACCACCGCTGATGCGCAGGACAACGCGATCGTGGCCCGGTGGGGAGGGCAGCGGGCGGTGGACCGGATGGGGGGATGA
- a CDS encoding ATP-dependent Clp protease ATP-binding subunit — protein MPPRTDILDREDVVRQLVYALSQHEPDSVALVGGLGSGRTAILGALAAHLETLPTNSPLAKLPIFRVRADRVIGEERANTLRRIIKEVDPAIILALDDTDLLGALGGEYPDPQSVGVINALVSDPNRRSILVLTPAGLTKLGTIDRSLVDRLHVIDLEPLTRTALRAIAEARAPALAAFHQVEIPAAILDAATEPPEPDDRSEHPGLMLERLDLGCARAAHAPERVVTRLDLMPEAGLDLVPDFDLADVRAALGSRILGQEGAIASVVNRLAMTRRKLDLNPVRPDGVFLFVGPTGVGKTALGTALAETVYGDPEACIRLDMSEYAHDWALSRLVGPQPGYVGYTEPAGWLTTRIAERPNCVLLLDEIEKAHPTVWNAFLQVFDAGRLTDSRGTVVTFSDVIVIMTSNLGSESYRKAPLGFLGGDQIQTVNAKAVEAVKEAMAPELVNRLDEIVVFQPLSAAAITSIAEQEIDRVIHRLTTSGYQVTVPTPVVEWIARNGYDPAYGARHLSRSIERYLLQSLVAQPPGRWSAAMEDGMIRWASDHDGVAS, from the coding sequence GTGCCACCGCGCACCGACATCCTCGATCGTGAGGACGTCGTGCGCCAACTAGTGTACGCCCTCAGTCAGCATGAACCAGATTCGGTGGCACTCGTTGGTGGGCTCGGGAGTGGCCGCACGGCCATCCTTGGCGCGCTCGCGGCGCACCTCGAGACGCTCCCCACCAACTCGCCGCTGGCCAAGTTGCCCATCTTTCGGGTGCGAGCGGACCGCGTGATCGGCGAGGAGCGCGCCAACACGCTCCGCAGGATCATCAAGGAAGTCGACCCCGCCATCATCCTCGCACTCGACGACACCGACCTGCTCGGCGCACTTGGCGGCGAGTACCCCGACCCTCAATCGGTCGGTGTCATCAACGCCCTGGTTTCCGATCCGAACCGCCGCAGCATCTTGGTACTCACGCCCGCAGGATTGACCAAACTCGGCACGATCGACCGCAGTCTGGTTGATCGCCTCCATGTGATCGACCTTGAGCCGCTCACGCGGACTGCCCTGCGCGCGATCGCGGAGGCACGCGCGCCGGCGCTGGCCGCCTTCCACCAGGTGGAGATTCCCGCGGCGATTCTCGATGCCGCGACTGAGCCACCTGAGCCGGATGATCGGTCCGAACACCCCGGCCTGATGCTGGAGCGTCTCGACCTCGGCTGCGCACGGGCGGCACATGCTCCCGAGCGCGTCGTGACGCGACTCGACTTGATGCCGGAGGCCGGCCTCGACCTGGTGCCGGATTTCGACCTCGCCGATGTCCGCGCGGCGCTCGGATCACGGATTCTCGGCCAGGAAGGCGCCATCGCGAGTGTCGTCAACCGACTCGCCATGACGCGTCGCAAGCTTGACCTCAATCCGGTCCGGCCCGACGGTGTCTTCCTCTTCGTCGGGCCGACCGGCGTGGGGAAGACAGCGCTCGGCACGGCGCTGGCGGAGACGGTGTATGGGGACCCGGAGGCGTGCATCCGACTGGACATGAGCGAGTATGCCCACGACTGGGCACTCTCGCGGCTGGTGGGGCCGCAGCCTGGATATGTGGGCTACACCGAGCCCGCAGGCTGGCTGACAACGCGCATCGCCGAGCGGCCGAACTGCGTGCTGCTACTCGATGAAATCGAGAAGGCCCACCCGACGGTCTGGAATGCCTTCTTGCAGGTGTTTGACGCCGGTCGCCTCACCGATTCCCGGGGGACGGTCGTAACCTTCTCGGATGTGATCGTGATCATGACCTCGAATTTGGGGAGCGAGTCGTATCGGAAGGCGCCGCTCGGCTTTCTCGGTGGCGATCAGATCCAGACGGTCAACGCGAAGGCGGTGGAGGCGGTAAAGGAGGCGATGGCGCCGGAGCTCGTGAACCGACTCGACGAGATCGTCGTCTTCCAGCCGCTAAGCGCGGCGGCCATCACGTCGATCGCCGAACAGGAGATCGACCGGGTGATCCACCGGCTGACAACCTCCGGCTACCAGGTCACGGTGCCAACGCCGGTGGTGGAGTGGATCGCGAGGAACGGCTACGATCCCGCCTATGGTGCCAGGCACCTGAGTCGGAGCATCGAGCGGTACCTGCTGCAATCGCTGGTGGCACAACCCCCGGGCCGCTGGAGCGCGGCAATGGAGGATGGGATGATTCGGTGGGCTTCGGACCACGACGGAGTGGCCTCATGA
- a CDS encoding PcfJ domain-containing protein: protein MAPWPDLGVRSVYRELAVPAGEEEFPIDVSVARHEWVGILPPVEPFRKRGRETEQLLLLSVAPAPVGGQAGESAVAWREFLSRIPLEVLEHVVRFRPPHLHLLRSIARHPSMLDLVRSTPALAWMLAHAGEFLGDGHPPLVPGEMDRLVASRQRLIAARFGLGDTTATIRLLRKLPTASVQVGALRAVRRLLRNADRAAFLAHLPKVNVGVLLLLDSDDGERLATDSLCREVADQRAEDHEPDTLMLLQDLGRMAVILRRPLDRYRSIAAVRHDHAEMVHQMNQRPRAPLRQEPVVHRPVPITRVNTGDIFPPPPFPGLEDGSITPLTSSSALDKEGKAMHHCVAAYGPLVQLGSLYIYRVLRPQRATVELRMDGREWQLGQLKGRDNREVSDSTRQAVVAWLEKARRYVARSSHSPRVMA from the coding sequence GTGGCTCCCTGGCCCGATCTCGGGGTACGGTCGGTGTACCGCGAGCTGGCAGTACCTGCCGGCGAAGAAGAGTTCCCGATCGATGTCTCCGTTGCTCGCCACGAATGGGTCGGGATACTCCCGCCGGTGGAGCCATTCCGGAAACGGGGTCGTGAGACCGAGCAGTTGCTGCTCCTTTCGGTCGCCCCTGCGCCGGTGGGCGGACAGGCGGGAGAATCCGCGGTCGCCTGGCGCGAGTTCCTGAGCCGGATCCCGCTCGAGGTTCTGGAACACGTCGTCCGCTTCCGTCCTCCGCACCTGCATCTACTCCGGTCCATCGCACGGCACCCGAGCATGCTCGACTTGGTGCGGAGCACCCCGGCATTGGCCTGGATGCTCGCCCATGCCGGAGAATTCCTCGGTGATGGTCATCCGCCGCTGGTTCCTGGAGAGATGGATCGGCTCGTGGCAAGCCGCCAACGCCTGATCGCCGCGCGTTTTGGCCTCGGAGACACGACGGCGACGATCCGGCTGCTCCGGAAGCTTCCAACGGCCTCGGTTCAGGTCGGTGCGCTGCGCGCCGTTCGCCGATTGCTCCGGAACGCAGATAGAGCGGCGTTCCTTGCCCACCTGCCGAAGGTCAATGTCGGGGTGTTGCTGCTTCTCGATTCCGACGACGGCGAGCGACTCGCCACGGACTCGCTCTGCCGAGAGGTCGCGGATCAGCGGGCAGAGGACCACGAGCCCGACACCCTCATGCTCCTTCAGGATCTGGGGCGGATGGCGGTGATTCTCCGACGCCCGCTGGATCGCTACCGGTCCATTGCCGCCGTCCGACATGATCACGCCGAGATGGTGCACCAGATGAACCAGCGGCCGAGGGCGCCACTGCGGCAGGAACCGGTTGTGCACCGGCCGGTCCCCATTACGCGGGTCAACACCGGAGACATCTTCCCGCCGCCGCCATTTCCTGGACTCGAGGATGGGTCGATCACGCCGCTCACGTCGTCCAGCGCGCTCGACAAGGAAGGGAAGGCGATGCACCACTGTGTGGCCGCGTATGGGCCGCTGGTGCAACTGGGGTCGTTGTACATCTATCGCGTGTTGCGCCCGCAGCGCGCGACAGTCGAACTGCGCATGGATGGCCGGGAGTGGCAACTCGGGCAGCTCAAGGGGCGCGACAATCGGGAGGTGTCGGACAGCACTCGGCAGGCGGTCGTCGCGTGGCTGGAGAAGGCACGACGGTATGTGGCTCGGAGTAGCCATTCACCGAGAGTCATGGCATAA
- a CDS encoding sulfatase-like hydrolase/transferase has protein sequence MTFATRLRFVPMLFLAACAGAGSRSGAGVEPPNIVVILADDLGIGELGAWGQQEIATPNIDRLARDGMRFTEFRSSAGVCGPARCSLMTGHHNGTCRLDDNDNDYLRPEDVTLAERLRSAGYATGLFGKWGLSWDARPESWPQAQGFDVFFGYRDQVHAHNFYPEFLIDGTDSLRTGNVVPKPTKMGAGQATVKRAYAPDLMRDRAFAFVRANAGRRFFLYWATNLPHIHNEIARSSPDGGYETPTLGAYADKPWPLPKKSYAAQVSRLDQDVGAIRALLDSLGLTRKTLIVFLSDNGATFLKIANDGQSDIAGRWFNGTMGYRGFKGDLYDGGLRVPGIFTWPGVVKPGGNYAGRVDFTDLHATLTQVAGMPAPSDIDGRSFAPIIGVGASFALRPYQVWYSPDRNQSAVLRGNWKAVWMQDTMRVFNLAQDPGEQRDLRAAQPAISAQLDSIRRVEDRRLKHPVKPK, from the coding sequence ATGACCTTCGCCACCAGACTCCGATTCGTCCCGATGCTCTTCCTCGCCGCCTGCGCCGGGGCCGGCTCCCGCAGCGGCGCCGGCGTGGAACCGCCCAACATCGTGGTCATCCTCGCGGACGACCTCGGGATCGGCGAGCTCGGCGCGTGGGGGCAGCAGGAGATCGCGACGCCGAACATCGACCGGCTGGCGCGCGACGGGATGCGCTTCACCGAGTTCCGCTCGAGTGCCGGCGTCTGCGGCCCGGCGCGCTGCTCGCTGATGACGGGGCATCACAACGGCACCTGCCGCCTCGACGACAACGACAACGACTACTTGCGGCCCGAGGACGTGACGCTCGCCGAGCGGCTGCGGAGTGCGGGGTACGCGACGGGGCTCTTCGGGAAGTGGGGGCTCTCGTGGGATGCCCGCCCCGAGTCGTGGCCGCAGGCGCAAGGCTTCGACGTCTTCTTCGGCTATCGCGACCAGGTGCACGCGCACAACTTCTATCCCGAGTTCCTGATCGACGGTACCGATTCGCTGCGCACGGGCAACGTGGTGCCGAAGCCGACCAAGATGGGAGCGGGTCAGGCAACGGTGAAACGGGCCTACGCCCCCGACCTGATGCGCGACCGCGCATTTGCGTTCGTGCGCGCCAACGCCGGCCGCCGCTTCTTCCTCTACTGGGCCACCAACCTTCCGCACATCCACAACGAGATTGCACGGAGCTCGCCCGATGGCGGCTACGAAACCCCGACGCTCGGCGCCTATGCCGACAAGCCGTGGCCGCTCCCCAAGAAGAGCTACGCGGCGCAGGTGAGCCGGCTCGATCAGGACGTCGGGGCAATCCGCGCGCTGCTCGACTCGCTCGGCCTCACGCGGAAGACGCTGATCGTCTTCCTCTCCGACAACGGCGCGACCTTCCTGAAGATCGCCAACGACGGTCAGAGCGACATCGCCGGCCGCTGGTTCAACGGCACCATGGGATACCGCGGCTTCAAGGGCGATCTCTACGACGGCGGGCTGCGCGTTCCCGGGATCTTCACCTGGCCCGGCGTCGTGAAGCCGGGCGGCAACTACGCCGGACGCGTCGACTTCACCGACCTGCACGCCACGCTGACGCAGGTCGCGGGGATGCCGGCGCCGAGCGACATCGACGGCCGCTCCTTCGCTCCGATCATCGGCGTCGGGGCGAGCTTCGCGCTGCGACCGTACCAGGTGTGGTACTCCCCCGATCGGAACCAGAGCGCGGTCCTGCGGGGCAACTGGAAGGCGGTCTGGATGCAGGACACCATGCGCGTCTTCAACCTGGCGCAGGATCCCGGGGAGCAGCGCGACCTGCGCGCCGCGCAACCGGCGATCAGTGCGCAGCTCGATTCGATCCGCCGGGTCGAGGATCGACGCCTCAAGCATCCGGTGAAGCCGAAGTGA
- a CDS encoding ABC transporter permease, producing MTTSSRAGLRDAMVTGGAFALGLVLLALFLLVAGFDVPLALGALWRGAFGSWYAITSATLVRATPLILLGLAFTLGSRGGALNIGMEGQFALGAMAAAWAGTHVGGLPMVVALPIVLAAGMIGGIAWMAVPVFLKLRFGVTEVISTLLLNFVAEAAVSWAVSGPMQEPTHVYPQSAAIAASAQLPKLLPGARLHLGLVLAVLVAVGLMVLLRKTRWGFELRAVGAGPRAAEVSGGIRSGRLLAVALLASGALAGLGGAVEVSGVSYALYLNLSPGYGFTAIAVALLGRLQPLGVVIAGVLFGALEAGAGAMQRDAGIPAVAVQVVQAVVIVTMVVAQRTANSEQR from the coding sequence GTGACTACCTCCTCGCGGGCGGGCCTTCGCGATGCGATGGTCACCGGCGGAGCGTTCGCCCTCGGGCTCGTATTGCTCGCCCTCTTCCTCCTGGTCGCCGGCTTCGATGTGCCGCTCGCCCTCGGCGCGCTTTGGCGCGGCGCCTTCGGCTCGTGGTACGCCATCACCTCGGCGACACTCGTCCGCGCCACCCCGCTCATCCTGCTCGGGCTCGCCTTTACCCTCGGGAGCCGAGGCGGTGCACTCAACATCGGGATGGAGGGGCAGTTCGCCCTCGGCGCGATGGCGGCGGCGTGGGCGGGGACGCATGTCGGCGGGCTGCCGATGGTGGTGGCGCTGCCGATCGTGCTCGCGGCCGGGATGATCGGCGGGATCGCCTGGATGGCGGTGCCGGTGTTCCTCAAGCTGCGCTTCGGGGTGACCGAGGTGATCTCGACGCTTTTGCTGAACTTTGTGGCCGAGGCGGCGGTGAGCTGGGCGGTGAGCGGTCCGATGCAGGAGCCGACCCATGTCTATCCGCAGAGCGCGGCGATCGCCGCCTCGGCCCAGCTGCCGAAGCTGCTCCCCGGGGCGCGGCTGCACCTGGGGCTGGTGCTGGCGGTTCTGGTGGCGGTCGGATTGATGGTGTTGCTGCGCAAGACGCGCTGGGGCTTCGAGTTGCGCGCCGTCGGCGCGGGGCCACGCGCCGCCGAGGTGAGCGGCGGGATCCGGAGCGGGCGGCTGCTGGCGGTGGCGCTGCTGGCGAGTGGCGCGCTGGCCGGGCTCGGTGGTGCGGTCGAGGTCAGCGGCGTATCCTATGCGCTCTACCTCAATCTCTCCCCCGGCTACGGCTTCACCGCGATCGCAGTAGCGCTGCTCGGGCGGCTCCAGCCGCTCGGCGTGGTCATAGCAGGAGTGCTCTTTGGGGCCCTCGAAGCAGGCGCCGGGGCGATGCAGCGCGACGCCGGGATCCCGGCCGTGGCGGTGCAGGTGGTGCAGGCGGTGGTGATCGTGACGATGGTCGTGGCGCAGCGAACGGCGAACAGCGAACAGCGATGA